From a region of the Flavobacterium sediminilitoris genome:
- a CDS encoding retropepsin-like aspartic protease: MKKKLQSVIFTFFLCITMFGQSKWLSKRDKIVIPFELTHNLIIMEVEVNDTKLNMLLDTGSDKSLLFSFPENDSILFYETRKVKINGLGNGEVLEAIISSNNKFKVRDYLDNNFEILLVTDQNINLVNKLGIPINGIIGSSFFKDYLVEINYQTEKIILHKNAEKIILKKARKYENKEIKLIGNKPYLEITLDINEIESFNIKLLMDTGLGDGLWLFENDSIKCNQRFIIDILGRGLGGDIRGKKSRVETLELNDFKLNDALVSYPDRLSFSQLDVVKGRNGSLGGEIIKRFNWFLDYRNKIFYFTKNKYFKVPFNYNMSGIEVQHGGVTWVSEKLRFNKTGANSKELIYESSYEFKYKFELKPIFQIYSIRENSPAAIAGLKVGDMILSINGKKAYNYTIQKITNLFQSEDGKTIKMQIERDEKVIDVRFKLQKIL, translated from the coding sequence ATGAAGAAAAAATTACAAAGCGTTATTTTTACTTTTTTTTTATGTATCACTATGTTTGGTCAATCAAAATGGTTATCTAAAAGGGATAAAATAGTAATTCCTTTTGAGTTGACTCATAATTTGATTATTATGGAGGTGGAAGTAAATGATACTAAGTTAAATATGCTTTTAGATACAGGCTCTGATAAAAGTTTATTATTCAGTTTTCCAGAAAATGACAGTATATTATTTTATGAGACAAGAAAAGTTAAAATAAATGGATTAGGAAATGGAGAAGTATTAGAAGCAATTATTTCAAGTAATAATAAGTTTAAAGTTAGAGATTATTTAGATAATAATTTTGAAATTTTACTTGTTACAGATCAAAATATTAATTTGGTAAATAAATTGGGAATACCTATTAATGGTATTATAGGCTCTTCTTTTTTTAAAGACTATTTAGTTGAAATTAATTATCAAACGGAAAAAATTATTCTACATAAGAACGCAGAAAAAATAATATTAAAGAAGGCAAGAAAATATGAAAATAAGGAAATTAAATTAATAGGCAATAAACCATATTTAGAAATTACATTAGATATTAATGAAATAGAATCGTTTAATATTAAATTATTAATGGATACAGGGTTAGGAGATGGATTATGGTTGTTTGAAAATGATAGCATAAAATGCAATCAGAGGTTTATAATAGATATTTTGGGAAGAGGGTTAGGAGGAGACATAAGAGGAAAGAAATCTAGGGTGGAAACACTTGAATTAAATGATTTTAAATTAAATGATGCATTAGTTTCATATCCAGATAGATTGTCTTTTAGTCAATTAGATGTTGTGAAAGGAAGAAATGGTTCTTTAGGTGGTGAAATTATTAAGCGGTTTAATTGGTTTCTTGATTATAGAAATAAAATTTTCTATTTTACAAAAAATAAATATTTTAAAGTTCCATTTAATTATAATATGTCAGGTATTGAAGTGCAACATGGAGGTGTTACTTGGGTGTCTGAAAAATTAAGATTTAATAAAACAGGGGCTAATTCTAAAGAATTGATTTATGAGAGCTCTTATGAATTTAAATATAAATTTGAATTAAAACCTATTTTCCAGATATACTCTATAAGGGAAAATTCACCAGCAGCTATTGCAGGTTTAAAAGTAGGGGATATGATTTTATCAATAAATGGTAAAAAAGCATATAATTATACAATTCAAAAAATAACAAATCTATTTCAATCAGAAGATGGAAAAACGATAAAGATGCAAATTGAAAGAGATGAAAAGGTTATAGATGTTCGATTTAAACTTCAAAAAATCTTATAA
- a CDS encoding pyridoxal phosphate-dependent aminotransferase — protein MPKISQKGLQMPESPIRKLVPYAEIAKKKGHNVYHLNIGQPDIKTPKVALDAVKNANIEVLEYSHSAGFESYRKKLSEYYKNQNLPIDTQDIIITTGGSEALLFALGSTMDSNDEVIIPEPFYANYNGFAVSSGVKVVPVISNIETGFALPPIEDFEKLITPNTKAILICNPGNPTGYLYSEEEINQLAEIVKKHDLFLIADEVYREFTYDGYKHHSIMNVNGLENHAIMIDSVSKRFSMCGARIGCIVSKNKEVMAAAMKFAQARLSPPTYAQIASEAALDTPQSYFDEVITEYKERRDILISELEKIEGVQVATPKGAFYCIAKLPISNANDFAQWLLETYDLNGETVMVAPAAGFYSSPNVGLDEVRIAYVLKKEDLIRSVQILKEALLAYKNK, from the coding sequence ATGCCAAAAATATCTCAGAAAGGCTTACAAATGCCTGAATCTCCTATTAGGAAATTGGTTCCTTATGCAGAAATTGCAAAGAAAAAAGGACATAATGTATATCATTTAAATATTGGTCAACCAGACATTAAGACTCCTAAAGTTGCTCTTGATGCAGTAAAAAATGCTAATATAGAAGTTTTAGAATACAGTCATTCTGCTGGTTTTGAAAGTTATAGAAAGAAGCTTTCTGAATACTATAAAAATCAAAATTTACCAATTGACACTCAAGACATTATTATAACAACTGGTGGATCGGAAGCTCTACTTTTCGCTCTTGGTAGTACAATGGATTCTAATGATGAAGTTATAATTCCTGAACCATTCTATGCAAATTATAATGGTTTTGCAGTCTCTTCTGGTGTAAAAGTTGTCCCTGTAATTTCTAATATTGAAACAGGATTTGCTCTTCCTCCTATTGAAGATTTTGAAAAACTTATAACACCAAATACAAAAGCTATTTTAATTTGTAATCCTGGAAATCCAACAGGATATCTATATTCCGAAGAAGAAATTAATCAATTAGCAGAGATAGTCAAAAAGCATGATCTATTTTTAATTGCTGATGAAGTGTATAGAGAGTTTACTTATGACGGTTACAAACATCATTCTATTATGAATGTTAATGGTCTTGAAAATCATGCTATAATGATTGATTCTGTTTCAAAACGTTTTAGTATGTGTGGTGCAAGAATTGGCTGTATTGTATCTAAAAATAAAGAAGTAATGGCTGCTGCAATGAAATTTGCACAAGCTAGATTAAGTCCCCCTACTTATGCACAAATTGCAAGTGAAGCAGCATTAGACACTCCACAAAGTTATTTTGATGAAGTTATAACTGAATATAAAGAGCGTAGAGATATTTTAATTTCTGAATTAGAAAAAATTGAAGGTGTACAAGTAGCTACGCCAAAAGGTGCTTTTTATTGTATTGCTAAATTACCTATCTCAAATGCTAATGATTTTGCTCAATGGCTTTTAGAAACTTATGATTTAAATGGAGAGACTGTTATGGTTGCTCCTGCTGCAGGTTTTTATTCTTCTCCTAATGTTGGTTTAGATGAAGTTAGAATTGCGTACGTTTTGAAAAAAGAAGATTTAATCCGTTCTGTACAAATCCTTAAAGAAGCATTATTAGCTTATAAAAATAAATAA
- a CDS encoding T9SS type B sorting domain-containing protein: MKIKITYILLFFSSLFCFSQNYNMSNAPVNTCAGTFFDSGGNTGDYSNNSTFTKTFCPSTAGSIIRFVFTSFNLEENVDFLYVYDGDSTAAPLLMELTGTDLPTVIQPTGTNTSGCITFVFTSDAVTTASGWSAGISCVTPCQNIVANLDSTTPTADTDNIIKICAGQSVDFSGSATFSTSSAGAVYTWDFDDGTTATGQNVSHVFGTPGVYRVNLVVNDPLDCRNANFINQIIQVSDDPQISFYSISDETCKDVPLDITANVSYNTFTYDCAPPVSGQTFLPDGSGVSYTTSIVVDCFPSSSTLTDVNQIAGICMNIEHSYLGDLGIEIISPNGQIAVLHTYPGGGITYLGDALDDGSVNPGIGFNYCFAMSGATTLVNGPTVAVTTGNAIAPGTYLPSGGFAPLLGSPLNGVWTIKVTDNLAVDNGYIFSWNIDFDPALAPSNLSFTPSSSSVSWTPDPTITNINGNTITVESDTPGTYCYTYTVVNNFGCVSTNVKCIEVLDAPAIVEDVPDLESCDENFDLNSHIPEILGSLDPLDYDVYFFASAADAVAGFPQLPSAYVDSSPPTIIYVRVENFALSCPAFTEFNLVTVPCGANQPDDMFACDDVSNDGFEIFDLTSQDATVLGINPASDYTITYHTTQSGADNNTDLASPFSAFNGTNQVIYVRMESIADPSVYYTTTFNLVVNPLPVADSPSDVTACDSYVLPALTVGNYYIGTGGSGTMLSAGDTITTTQTLYVYAETGTTPNCTDENSFVVTINTTPVADSPSDVTACDSYVLPALTVGNYYTGTGGSGTMLSAGDAITTTQTVYVYAETGTTPNCTDENSFVVTINATPVADSPSDVTECNDYVLPALTVGNYYTGTGGSGTMLSAGDVITTTQTLYVYAETGTTPNCTDENSFTVTIGSPVADSPSDVTACDSYVLPALTVGNYYTGTGGSGTMLSAGDAITTTQTLYVYAETGGTPNCTDENSFVVTINATPVADSPSDVTECNDYVLPALTVGNYYTGTGGSGTMLSAGDVITTTQTLYVYAETGTTPNCTDENSFTVTIGSPVADSPSDVTACDSYVLPALTVGNYYTGTGGSGTMLSAGDAITTTQTLYVYAETGGTPNCTDENSFVVTINATPVADSPSDVTACDSYVLPALTVGNYYTGTGGSGTMLSAGDAITTTQTVYVYAETGTTPNCTDENSFVVTINATPVADSPSDVTACDSYVLPALTVGNYYTGTGGSGTMLSAGDAITTTQTLYIYAETGTTPNCTDENSFVVTINTTPVADSPSDVTACDSYVLPALTVGNYYTGTGGSGTMLSAGDVITTTQTVYVYVETGTTPNCTDENSFVVTINATPVADSPSDVTACDSYVLPALTVGNYYTGTGGLGTMLSAGDAITTTQTLYIYAETGTTPNCTDENSFTVTINVTPQLISLEGNDSICSNTDAIFTITGTPGAQVSYTGVVGLPASPVILNGSGTATVVVTGATIDQTITLTSITDVVTGCSQVLNLTETVTILPATTLSLNSDISTEDQTVCENFAITSIVYQVSGTATGVSVSGLPAGVVYSYDSTTNLVTINGTPTVSGTYNYSITTTGGCAPQASDSGVLNVTIAPTVTIVNNTPEICEGQAMDVTITSDVVGATIYWTASSQGINEVISGNGVGPIVLNQNITLLAGQTQPVDLVVTTYGVADCIGQTQTFTVRINPIPSVDYTIVDDSICSGETTQIELYSDEYPTATFTWTSEVISGGSVSGLSNGSGTMITDTLTTANLTPSTVVYHVTPTLGICSGTVIDITVTVNPIPVDDLTFSGSINDICSGETPNVTVSSGNTNVVYEWSVVLNGVAVEGGITSGVSTSNTYLIDHVLTTTGLIAGTAVYTFTPKLGDCLGVPREYTQVVNPLPQPALLDGSICVELSTGLVFQNHLLDSGIPNTSDYDFNWYYNGGLITGANQSTYAAELAGNYYVEVQNLNTGCSNVSNTINVIEINNATDFTYTVTNAFTDNATVTINVIDGNGSFLYQIDDQDLQESNVFTGVSAGEHTLTVVDEKGCTYLEKTILVIDYPKFFTPNGDGYNDNWNIIGLQDQPNTKLYIFDRYGKLIKQISPSGAGWDGTLNGAQLPSTDYWFTVEYEENQQSKIFKAHFSLKR; this comes from the coding sequence ATGAAAATTAAAATTACATATATATTATTGTTTTTTAGTTCTCTTTTTTGTTTTTCTCAAAATTATAATATGTCAAATGCTCCAGTTAATACTTGTGCTGGAACATTTTTTGATTCAGGAGGAAATACAGGGGATTACTCTAATAATTCAACTTTTACAAAGACATTCTGTCCATCAACTGCTGGTAGTATTATTAGATTTGTTTTTACAAGTTTTAATCTGGAAGAAAATGTGGATTTCCTTTATGTTTATGATGGAGATTCAACCGCAGCACCTCTTCTAATGGAGCTTACAGGTACAGATTTACCAACTGTTATACAGCCTACAGGAACGAATACTTCTGGATGTATAACTTTTGTATTTACATCAGATGCGGTAACTACAGCATCTGGATGGAGTGCAGGTATTTCTTGTGTGACTCCATGTCAAAATATTGTTGCTAATTTAGATAGTACAACACCTACGGCAGATACAGATAATATTATTAAAATTTGTGCAGGGCAATCTGTTGATTTTTCAGGTTCAGCAACGTTTTCTACATCTAGTGCTGGAGCTGTTTATACTTGGGATTTTGATGATGGGACTACTGCTACAGGACAAAATGTTAGTCATGTATTTGGAACACCTGGTGTGTACCGTGTTAACTTAGTAGTTAATGATCCTTTAGATTGTAGAAATGCAAATTTTATAAATCAAATCATACAAGTCTCTGACGATCCACAAATTTCGTTTTATTCTATATCTGATGAAACATGTAAAGATGTTCCTTTGGATATAACAGCAAATGTGAGCTATAATACATTTACTTATGATTGTGCCCCACCTGTAAGTGGGCAAACTTTCTTGCCAGATGGAAGCGGAGTATCTTATACAACATCAATTGTTGTAGATTGTTTTCCATCATCTTCAACATTAACGGATGTTAATCAAATTGCGGGTATTTGTATGAACATTGAACATTCGTATCTAGGTGATTTAGGAATTGAAATAATAAGCCCTAACGGTCAAATAGCAGTATTACATACATATCCAGGAGGAGGTATTACGTATTTAGGAGATGCGCTAGATGATGGATCAGTGAATCCAGGAATTGGGTTTAATTATTGTTTTGCAATGTCAGGAGCCACTACTTTAGTAAATGGACCTACAGTTGCTGTTACAACAGGTAATGCGATTGCTCCAGGTACGTATCTTCCAAGTGGAGGTTTTGCTCCCTTATTAGGCAGTCCATTAAATGGAGTTTGGACAATAAAGGTTACAGATAATTTAGCAGTTGATAATGGGTATATTTTTTCTTGGAATATTGATTTTGATCCAGCACTTGCTCCTTCAAATTTATCATTTACTCCATCTTCATCTTCTGTTTCATGGACTCCCGATCCAACTATAACAAATATCAATGGAAATACAATAACTGTAGAATCAGATACTCCAGGGACATATTGCTATACATATACAGTAGTAAATAATTTTGGATGTGTTTCAACAAATGTAAAATGTATAGAAGTTTTAGATGCACCTGCAATAGTTGAAGATGTACCAGACTTAGAGAGTTGTGATGAAAATTTTGATTTGAATTCTCATATTCCTGAAATTTTAGGGTCTTTAGATCCATTAGATTATGATGTTTACTTTTTTGCTAGTGCAGCAGATGCTGTTGCAGGTTTTCCTCAGCTTCCTTCTGCTTATGTAGATTCGTCACCACCTACAATTATTTATGTTCGAGTAGAAAATTTTGCATTATCATGTCCAGCATTTACAGAGTTTAATTTAGTTACCGTTCCTTGTGGAGCAAATCAACCTGATGATATGTTTGCGTGTGACGATGTTAGTAACGATGGTTTTGAAATTTTTGATTTAACAAGCCAAGACGCTACGGTTTTAGGAATAAACCCCGCTTCAGATTATACGATTACTTATCATACAACACAGTCGGGAGCTGATAATAATACAGATTTAGCATCTCCATTTTCAGCATTTAATGGCACAAATCAGGTGATTTATGTTAGAATGGAAAGTATTGCAGATCCATCTGTTTATTACACAACAACGTTTAATTTAGTTGTTAATCCATTACCAGTAGCAGATTCACCATCAGATGTAACAGCGTGTGATAGTTATGTATTACCAGCATTAACAGTTGGGAATTATTATATAGGAACAGGAGGGTCAGGAACAATGTTATCAGCAGGTGATACAATAACAACGACTCAAACGTTATATGTTTATGCAGAAACAGGAACTACTCCAAACTGTACAGATGAGAATAGTTTTGTAGTAACAATTAACACTACACCAGTAGCAGATTCACCATCAGATGTAACAGCGTGTGATAGTTATGTATTACCAGCATTAACAGTTGGGAATTATTATACAGGAACAGGAGGATCAGGAACAATGTTATCAGCAGGTGATGCAATAACAACGACTCAGACAGTATATGTTTATGCAGAAACAGGAACGACTCCAAATTGTACCGATGAGAATAGTTTTGTAGTAACGATTAATGCTACACCAGTAGCAGATTCGCCATCAGATGTAACAGAATGTAATGATTATGTATTACCAGCATTAACAGTTGGGAATTATTATACAGGAACAGGAGGATCAGGAACAATGTTATCAGCAGGTGACGTTATTACAACGACTCAAACGTTATATGTTTATGCAGAAACAGGAACGACTCCAAATTGTACCGATGAGAATAGTTTTACAGTGACGATTGGTTCACCAGTAGCAGATTCACCATCAGATGTAACAGCATGTGATAGTTATGTATTGCCAGCATTAACAGTTGGGAATTATTATACAGGAACAGGAGGATCAGGAACAATGTTATCAGCAGGTGATGCAATAACAACGACTCAAACGTTATATGTTTATGCAGAGACAGGAGGAACTCCAAACTGTACAGACGAGAATAGTTTTGTAGTAACGATTAATGCTACACCAGTAGCAGATTCGCCATCAGATGTAACAGAATGTAATGATTATGTATTACCAGCATTAACAGTTGGGAATTATTATACAGGAACAGGAGGATCAGGAACAATGTTATCAGCAGGTGATGTTATTACAACGACTCAAACGTTATATGTTTATGCAGAAACAGGAACGACTCCAAATTGTACCGATGAGAATAGTTTTACAGTGACGATTGGTTCACCAGTAGCAGATTCACCATCAGATGTAACAGCATGTGATAGTTATGTATTACCAGCATTAACAGTTGGGAATTATTATACAGGAACAGGAGGATCAGGAACAATGTTATCAGCAGGTGATGCAATAACAACGACTCAAACGTTATATGTTTATGCAGAGACAGGAGGAACTCCAAACTGTACAGACGAGAATAGTTTTGTAGTAACGATTAATGCTACACCAGTAGCAGATTCGCCATCAGATGTAACAGCGTGTGATAGTTATGTATTGCCAGCATTAACAGTTGGGAATTATTATACAGGAACAGGAGGATCAGGAACAATGTTATCAGCAGGTGATGCAATAACAACGACTCAGACAGTATATGTTTATGCAGAAACAGGAACTACTCCAAACTGTACAGACGAGAATAGTTTTGTAGTAACGATTAATGCTACACCAGTAGCAGATTCACCATCAGATGTAACAGCATGTGATAGTTATGTATTACCAGCATTAACAGTTGGGAATTATTATACAGGAACAGGAGGATCAGGAACAATGTTATCAGCAGGTGATGCAATAACAACGACTCAAACGTTATATATTTATGCAGAGACAGGAACTACTCCAAACTGTACAGACGAGAATAGTTTTGTAGTAACGATTAATACTACACCAGTAGCAGATTCACCATCAGATGTAACAGCATGTGATAGTTATGTATTACCAGCATTAACAGTTGGGAATTATTATACAGGAACAGGAGGATCAGGAACAATGTTATCAGCAGGTGATGTTATTACAACGACTCAGACAGTATATGTTTATGTAGAAACAGGAACTACTCCAAATTGTACCGATGAGAATAGTTTTGTAGTAACGATTAATGCTACACCAGTAGCAGATTCACCATCAGATGTAACAGCATGTGATAGTTATGTATTACCAGCATTAACAGTTGGGAATTATTATACAGGAACAGGAGGATTAGGAACAATGTTATCAGCAGGTGATGCAATAACAACGACTCAAACGTTATATATTTATGCAGAAACAGGAACTACTCCAAATTGTACAGATGAGAATAGTTTTACAGTAACGATTAATGTTACACCTCAATTAATTTCATTGGAGGGTAATGATTCTATATGTTCTAATACAGATGCTATTTTTACTATAACAGGTACTCCAGGAGCTCAGGTTAGTTATACAGGAGTTGTAGGATTACCAGCTAGTCCAGTTATATTAAATGGTTCAGGAACAGCAACAGTGGTTGTTACAGGAGCTACAATAGATCAAACGATTACTTTAACTTCAATTACTGATGTTGTTACAGGATGTAGTCAAGTTTTAAATCTTACAGAGACAGTAACAATTCTTCCAGCAACAACATTATCATTAAATTCAGATATATCAACTGAAGACCAAACTGTTTGTGAAAATTTTGCTATTACTTCGATAGTGTATCAAGTTTCAGGAACAGCAACAGGAGTTTCAGTTAGTGGATTACCAGCAGGTGTTGTTTATAGTTATGATTCTACAACGAATCTTGTAACAATTAATGGAACACCAACAGTTTCAGGAACATATAATTATAGTATAACTACTACAGGAGGTTGTGCACCACAAGCATCAGATAGTGGTGTTTTAAATGTAACTATTGCCCCTACAGTAACTATTGTTAATAATACACCTGAGATTTGTGAAGGTCAAGCTATGGATGTAACAATTACTTCAGATGTAGTAGGAGCAACAATATATTGGACTGCTTCTTCTCAGGGAATAAATGAAGTAATATCAGGAAATGGAGTTGGACCTATAGTTTTAAATCAAAATATAACCTTATTAGCAGGTCAAACTCAACCAGTAGATTTAGTGGTTACAACTTATGGTGTTGCAGATTGTATTGGTCAAACACAAACGTTTACTGTTAGAATCAATCCGATTCCTTCTGTAGACTATACTATTGTAGATGACTCAATATGTTCAGGAGAAACTACGCAGATAGAATTGTATTCAGATGAATATCCAACAGCAACTTTTACTTGGACTTCAGAAGTTATTTCTGGTGGATCAGTATCAGGATTAAGTAATGGATCAGGTACAATGATAACAGATACTTTGACTACTGCGAATTTAACACCATCAACAGTAGTGTATCATGTAACACCTACATTAGGAATTTGTTCAGGAACGGTTATTGATATTACAGTAACAGTTAATCCAATTCCTGTAGATGATTTAACTTTTTCAGGTTCAATCAATGATATTTGTAGTGGAGAAACACCAAATGTTACTGTATCATCAGGAAATACTAATGTAGTATATGAGTGGAGTGTTGTTTTAAATGGAGTAGCTGTAGAAGGTGGAATTACTAGTGGAGTATCAACATCTAATACATATTTAATAGATCATGTATTAACTACAACAGGTTTAATTGCAGGAACAGCGGTTTATACTTTTACTCCAAAATTAGGAGATTGTTTAGGAGTACCAAGAGAATATACTCAAGTAGTAAATCCATTACCGCAACCAGCATTATTAGATGGATCAATCTGTGTTGAATTGTCTACAGGGTTAGTATTCCAAAATCATTTACTGGATTCAGGTATACCAAATACATCAGATTATGATTTTAATTGGTATTATAATGGAGGGTTAATAACTGGAGCAAATCAAAGTACATATGCAGCAGAATTAGCAGGTAATTATTATGTAGAAGTTCAAAACTTGAATACAGGTTGTTCAAATGTATCTAATACTATAAATGTTATTGAAATTAATAATGCAACTGATTTTACATATACTGTGACTAATGCTTTTACAGATAATGCAACAGTAACTATAAATGTTATTGATGGAAATGGAAGTTTCTTATATCAAATAGATGATCAAGATCTTCAAGAATCAAATGTTTTTACAGGTGTAAGTGCAGGAGAACATACTTTAACGGTAGTAGATGAAAAAGGATGTACTTATCTTGAAAAGACTATTTTAGTTATCGATTATCCTAAATTTTTCACTCCAAATGGAGATGGATATAATGATAATTGGAATATCATAGGATTGCAAGATCAACCTAATACAAAACTTTATATCTTTGATCGATATGGTAAATTGATTAAGCAAATTAGCCCTTCAGGAGCAGGATGGGACGGTACTTTAAATGGTGCACAATTACCATCAACAGATTATTGGTTTACTGTAGAATATGAAGAAAATCAACAAAGTAAAATATTTAAAGCGCATTTTTCATTAAAACGATAA
- the folE gene encoding GTP cyclohydrolase I FolE, with protein MINTDNFQDEIGENHIATNAETPLREDAFNLTDDEKIESIKKDVENILTTLGMDLTDDSLKGTPNRVAKMFVKEIFGGLNPNKKPSSSTFDNKYKYNEMLVEKNIVVYSTCEHHLLPIVGRAHVAYISNGTVVGLSKMNRIVDYFAKRPQVQERLTIQIVQELQRVLGTEDVACVIDAKHLCVNSRGIKDIESSTVTAEFGGKFKEDKTRREFLDYIKLDTQF; from the coding sequence ATGATTAACACAGATAATTTTCAAGACGAAATAGGAGAAAACCACATTGCAACAAATGCAGAAACTCCTCTAAGAGAAGATGCTTTCAACCTAACTGATGATGAAAAAATCGAAAGCATAAAAAAAGATGTAGAAAACATCTTGACAACACTTGGTATGGATCTTACAGATGATAGTTTAAAAGGAACACCAAATAGAGTTGCAAAAATGTTTGTAAAAGAAATTTTTGGTGGATTAAACCCAAATAAAAAACCAAGTTCTTCAACATTTGACAATAAATATAAATACAACGAAATGCTTGTTGAAAAAAACATTGTTGTTTATTCAACTTGTGAACATCATTTATTACCAATAGTAGGTAGAGCTCACGTTGCTTATATTTCAAACGGCACTGTTGTAGGACTTTCTAAAATGAATAGAATTGTTGACTATTTTGCAAAAAGACCTCAAGTACAAGAACGCCTAACTATCCAAATTGTTCAAGAATTACAAAGAGTATTAGGTACAGAAGATGTAGCGTGTGTTATTGATGCAAAACATCTATGTGTAAATTCTAGAGGAATTAAAGATATTGAAAGTAGTACTGTAACTGCTGAATTTGGCGGAAAATTTAAAGAAGACAAAACAAGAAGAGAATTTTTAGATTATATTAAATTAGATACACAATTTTAA
- the cysS gene encoding cysteine--tRNA ligase, translating into MQLYKNQSLKIYNTSTGEKETFKPIHEGHIGMYVCGPTVYSNVHLGNVRTFMSFDVIYRYLKHIGYQVRYVRNITDAGHLTDDGNVDNDRFVKQSRLEKLEPMEVVQKYTVDFHNVLNLFNFLPPNIEPTATGHIIEQIELIEKLVNTGFAYESKGSVYFDVLEYNKRGLNYGELSNRNIEELFSNTRDLDGQSEKKNPQDFALWKNASPAHIMRWNSPWGEGFPGWHLECTAMSTKYLGEKFDIHGGGMDLKFPHHECEVAQGKACNGESPVNYWMHTNMLTMNGLRMSKSTGNYILPMELIEGKNNFFEKAFSPSVVRFSFLQAHYRSVLDISNAAMVASEKGFNRFVEGLKIAKSLESSDTSSLDITKWRESCYDAMNDDFNTPILLAQLFEGIRFINLVHDKKESLTQSDIDLLTNTIYTFLTDVLGIKIEENYDSNTSNLNSKLDGVVNMLIEMRNEARANKNWALSDEIRDKLLALGIQLKDGKEGTGFSVN; encoded by the coding sequence ATGCAATTATATAAAAACCAAAGCCTAAAAATTTACAACACCTCTACTGGTGAAAAAGAAACTTTCAAACCTATCCATGAAGGACATATAGGAATGTACGTTTGTGGGCCTACAGTTTATAGTAATGTACATCTTGGTAATGTGAGAACTTTTATGAGTTTTGATGTTATCTACAGATACCTTAAGCATATTGGTTATCAAGTTCGATATGTAAGAAACATAACAGACGCAGGACACTTAACTGATGATGGCAATGTTGATAATGATCGTTTTGTAAAACAATCGCGACTTGAAAAGTTAGAACCTATGGAAGTGGTTCAGAAATATACTGTAGATTTCCATAATGTTTTAAATCTTTTCAATTTTCTTCCTCCAAATATAGAACCTACTGCAACAGGACATATCATAGAACAGATTGAATTAATTGAAAAATTAGTTAATACTGGTTTTGCTTATGAAAGTAAAGGTTCTGTTTATTTTGACGTTTTAGAATACAATAAAAGAGGTTTAAATTATGGAGAATTAAGCAATCGTAATATAGAAGAGCTATTTTCAAATACACGTGATTTAGACGGACAAAGTGAAAAGAAAAACCCACAAGATTTTGCGTTGTGGAAAAATGCTTCTCCTGCACATATCATGAGATGGAACTCTCCTTGGGGAGAAGGATTCCCTGGTTGGCATTTAGAATGTACAGCAATGAGTACAAAATATCTAGGCGAAAAATTTGATATACACGGAGGTGGAATGGATTTAAAATTTCCTCATCATGAATGTGAAGTCGCACAAGGAAAAGCATGCAACGGAGAATCTCCTGTTAATTATTGGATGCATACAAATATGCTTACTATGAATGGTTTGCGAATGAGCAAGTCTACAGGTAATTATATTTTACCAATGGAATTAATAGAAGGTAAGAATAATTTTTTTGAGAAAGCATTCAGCCCTAGTGTTGTTCGTTTTTCATTTTTACAAGCACATTATAGAAGTGTATTAGATATTTCTAATGCCGCAATGGTAGCAAGTGAAAAAGGATTTAATCGTTTTGTTGAAGGACTAAAAATAGCTAAATCATTAGAATCAAGTGATACTTCTTCATTAGACATTACAAAATGGAGAGAGAGTTGCTATGATGCAATGAACGATGATTTTAACACTCCTATATTATTAGCACAGCTATTTGAAGGTATCCGTTTTATTAATTTAGTTCACGATAAAAAAGAATCATTAACACAATCTGATATTGATTTACTAACCAATACTATTTATACCTTTTTAACTGATGTTTTAGGGATTAAAATAGAAGAAAATTACGATTCTAATACTTCTAACCTTAATTCAAAACTTGATGGTGTCGTAAATATGCTAATTGAAATGAGAAATGAAGCTAGAGCAAATAAAAATTGGGCTTTGTCAGATGAAATTCGAGACAAATTATTAGCACTAGGAATACAGTTAAAAGATGGCAAAGAAGGAACTGGATTCAGTGTTAATTAA